One Candidatus Poribacteria bacterium genomic window carries:
- a CDS encoding lysophospholipid acyltransferase family protein: MKDWSYVFAAKSIGFCVSRLPRSVTLVIGGWLGTLVYYLAPQQRELACEHLRDCLTFPDERRVKAVAKQCFENLGKTVVEFMQLPRLDKQQLQQYVTFEGVEHVQQALARGKGAIILTGHFGNWELLAASISATVAPLTPIVRELRSARLNALVSSYREKGGYTTIDRDTGVRHALRCLKRNELLGIVADVDTAVSGVFVDFFGRRAYTPYSPVAIALKTGAAILPTFIVRQPDGSHHAIIEPPLALKRTSMKEKDLVVNTQKFTKIIESYIRRYPTQWIWMHRRWKTQP, from the coding sequence ATGAAAGACTGGAGTTATGTGTTTGCTGCCAAATCAATCGGATTCTGTGTATCTCGGCTGCCACGCTCGGTGACATTGGTTATCGGTGGATGGTTGGGCACCCTCGTATACTATCTGGCACCACAGCAGCGGGAATTGGCGTGTGAACACTTACGCGACTGTTTGACGTTTCCTGATGAACGCCGAGTTAAAGCAGTGGCGAAACAGTGTTTTGAAAATTTAGGCAAAACTGTAGTGGAGTTCATGCAGCTCCCACGCTTGGATAAGCAGCAGCTTCAACAATATGTTACTTTTGAAGGTGTTGAGCATGTGCAGCAAGCACTCGCACGTGGGAAAGGGGCAATCATTCTAACCGGACATTTTGGAAATTGGGAACTTCTCGCTGCGAGCATTTCTGCGACAGTTGCGCCGCTTACGCCGATTGTCCGTGAATTGCGTTCCGCTCGTTTAAACGCATTGGTCTCCAGCTACCGAGAAAAAGGTGGGTATACGACGATTGACAGAGATACAGGCGTGCGCCATGCCCTTCGATGTCTCAAACGGAATGAACTCCTCGGTATTGTTGCCGATGTAGATACAGCCGTGAGTGGTGTTTTTGTCGATTTTTTCGGTAGACGTGCTTATACACCCTACAGTCCAGTGGCGATTGCCCTCAAAACAGGGGCGGCGATACTGCCAACGTTCATTGTCCGGCAACCCGACGGTTCACACCACGCAATTATCGAACCACCTTTAGCGTTGAAACGGACATCTATGAAAGAGAAAGACCTTGTTGTTAACACGCAGAAATTCACAAAAATCATTGAATCCTACATCCGACGATACCCCACGCAGTGGATTTGGATGCATCGTCGGTGGAAAACACAACCGTAG
- the lptC gene encoding LPS export ABC transporter periplasmic protein LptC, which produces MLLTRRNSQKSLNPTSDDTPRSGFGCIVGGKHNRRGWGIWSLNRPNPFLVLHSQPVQILTPLYLCLLFCVICCRSTETPVGADETGATTPTQKVDGFSTQHTEAGVIKWTLVGDTSTFHGSYIEVQNPTVQIFEDGVVSITVNSRKGKQFLTGSKKNNLHFTGDVVGVSEDGTLYSEVLHWQNLAGKLYGPEEVTLVRGDSTWIGTEMYANPTLRTVKMQNNQFELHPKDEKAHEYPQTPIEPE; this is translated from the coding sequence TTGTTGTTAACACGCAGAAATTCACAAAAATCATTGAATCCTACATCCGACGATACCCCACGCAGTGGATTTGGATGCATCGTCGGTGGAAAACACAACCGTAGGGGTTGGGGGATTTGGTCTTTAAATAGACCAAATCCATTCCTTGTATTACATTCCCAACCCGTCCAGATCCTCACACCGTTGTATCTCTGTCTGTTATTCTGCGTAATTTGTTGTAGAAGTACAGAGACACCCGTCGGTGCTGATGAAACCGGAGCAACCACCCCGACACAGAAAGTAGATGGGTTTTCTACACAACACACCGAAGCAGGTGTTATCAAATGGACGCTTGTCGGGGATACCTCAACGTTTCACGGAAGTTACATTGAGGTGCAAAATCCGACCGTTCAGATTTTTGAAGATGGTGTTGTTTCTATTACCGTGAATAGTCGGAAGGGTAAACAGTTCCTCACGGGAAGCAAGAAAAACAATCTCCATTTCACAGGAGATGTCGTCGGTGTTAGCGAGGATGGCACTTTATATAGCGAGGTTCTCCATTGGCAAAACCTTGCGGGCAAGTTGTATGGACCCGAAGAAGTCACACTTGTCCGTGGAGATTCCACATGGATCGGAACAGAGATGTACGCAAACCCGACGCTCAGAACCGTAAAAATGCAAAACAATCAATTTGAACTTCACCCAAAAGATGAGAAAGCACATGAATACCCTCAAACCCCAATTGAACCAGAGTAG
- the rmuC gene encoding DNA recombination protein RmuC, whose protein sequence is MKLILNTILCLLLLGNLVLLILVYRAVKSQPKHIGKDDLDTLQEEVSNSGQQIRSEIRATQDSTTKTLVVNIGELSKTLTTQLEGARTALRESFQGLQQNNENKLDQIRQTVDEQLQTTLEKRLTESFNIVSERLEAVQHGLGTMQNLASEVGSLQRVLTNVSTRGAWGEVQLGAILEQILTSDQYKLNVQPHTGSERVEYAVRLPGNDDNPDKSLWLPIDSKFPTADYQRLVEATEIADKEAEKSATRSLIRRVRDEARDISEKYVSPPQTTDFAIMFLPTEGLNAEVLRQPGLVEELLQTHRIVVAGPTTLTAILLGLRVGFRTLAIQKHSGKIQEMLAAIKTEFREYSRLLGLTQRHLRNASNALEKTEGRSQAVVGKLQEVEELPLEEAAKTLGLPNTELGKELSGDGKHKIQTEYVRRP, encoded by the coding sequence ATAAAATTGATTCTAAACACAATATTGTGTCTCTTACTATTAGGAAATCTCGTACTACTCATTCTCGTATATAGGGCTGTAAAGTCGCAGCCGAAACATATAGGGAAAGATGACTTAGATACGCTACAAGAGGAAGTATCTAACTCGGGACAGCAGATTCGATCTGAAATTAGAGCGACGCAAGATTCTACAACTAAGACGCTTGTGGTAAATATCGGTGAATTAAGCAAAACCCTGACTACCCAACTTGAAGGGGCTCGAACGGCATTGCGTGAAAGTTTTCAAGGGTTGCAACAGAATAATGAAAATAAACTGGACCAAATACGCCAGACAGTTGATGAACAACTCCAAACAACATTAGAAAAACGACTCACAGAGTCTTTCAACATCGTCAGTGAGCGTCTTGAAGCCGTTCAGCATGGACTTGGAACGATGCAAAATCTTGCTTCGGAAGTGGGTAGTCTTCAACGGGTCCTAACAAATGTCAGCACCCGCGGGGCATGGGGGGAAGTTCAACTGGGGGCAATCCTTGAACAAATCTTGACCTCAGATCAATATAAACTGAATGTCCAACCGCATACAGGTTCTGAGAGGGTTGAGTACGCCGTTCGCCTTCCAGGCAATGATGATAATCCAGATAAGAGTCTCTGGTTGCCAATTGATTCTAAGTTTCCTACGGCTGACTATCAAAGGCTCGTTGAGGCTACTGAAATAGCCGATAAAGAGGCAGAAAAATCGGCAACCCGATCACTCATACGAAGGGTTCGAGATGAAGCGCGGGATATTAGCGAAAAGTATGTTTCCCCACCACAGACCACAGATTTCGCTATTATGTTTTTGCCAACAGAAGGACTCAATGCAGAAGTCCTTCGACAGCCTGGTTTAGTAGAGGAACTATTACAAACCCATCGAATTGTAGTTGCTGGCCCAACGACTCTCACTGCCATTTTACTCGGGCTGCGTGTAGGTTTCCGAACATTAGCGATTCAGAAACATTCTGGTAAAATCCAAGAAATGCTCGCTGCCATCAAGACAGAATTTCGTGAGTATAGTCGTCTGTTAGGTCTCACGCAGCGGCACCTACGAAACGCTTCCAATGCTCTTGAAAAGACAGAGGGTCGTTCACAAGCAGTCGTGGGTAAATTACAGGAAGTTGAGGAACTTCCGTTGGAGGAAGCAGCAAAAACCCTTGGACTTCCAAATACCGAATTAGGAAAGGAATTATCAGGTGATGGAAAACATAAAATACAAACGGAATATGTTCGGAGACCTTAA
- the lptB gene encoding LPS export ABC transporter ATP-binding protein: MATELQAHRLIKRYTRRGPIVVNEVSLSVQQGEIVGLLGPNGAGKSTTFYMMVGLIRPNAGRITYADKDITFYPMYKRARLGIGYLAQETSIFRKLTVQQNVEAILEVQGVPKSEREPRIRELTDELGISNLLQRKAYTLSGGECRRAEIARALAAQPDFILLDEPLSGIDPIAVADIKQLISHLRDRNLGVLITDHNAAETLDIVDRAYIIVDGKITLAGTPTELINSETARDLYFGHNFSYRI; this comes from the coding sequence ATGGCAACAGAACTACAAGCACACAGACTCATAAAACGTTATACGCGGCGCGGTCCTATAGTCGTTAACGAGGTGAGCCTCTCGGTCCAGCAAGGCGAAATTGTCGGACTGCTCGGTCCCAACGGTGCCGGAAAATCAACCACCTTTTATATGATGGTCGGATTGATTCGTCCGAATGCTGGTAGAATTACCTACGCTGATAAGGACATTACCTTCTACCCAATGTATAAACGCGCAAGGCTTGGTATCGGCTACCTCGCACAAGAAACATCGATTTTTCGTAAACTCACAGTTCAACAAAATGTTGAGGCAATCCTTGAGGTCCAAGGGGTGCCAAAATCAGAACGCGAACCTCGTATCCGTGAATTGACGGACGAACTCGGCATTTCAAATCTGTTACAACGCAAGGCATATACACTCTCAGGGGGTGAGTGTCGCCGGGCAGAAATAGCACGCGCCCTCGCGGCACAACCTGATTTCATTCTGCTCGATGAACCGCTTTCGGGAATAGATCCGATCGCTGTTGCGGATATCAAGCAACTCATCAGCCACTTGCGCGACCGCAATTTAGGTGTGCTCATTACCGACCATAATGCCGCTGAAACACTTGATATTGTTGACAGGGCGTACATCATTGTTGATGGAAAAATTACACTCGCCGGAACGCCCACGGAACTCATTAATAGTGAGACTGCAAGAGACCTCTATTTTGGACACAATTTCTCCTATCGGATTTAA
- a CDS encoding MATE family efflux transporter produces MHTPQEINKQIYRLALPNIISNFSIPLLGAVDTALMGRLESEHYLGAVGIGGVIFSFIYWGFGFLRMATTGLTAQAFGENDLRECGRLLLRAICIGITSSLLLLIFQWQLIDLSFRLIDASPDVERLARIYFHIRIYAAPATLCLHAFHGVFLGLQNARYPLLLTIVVNLANIVLNLVFVKLLDMKVDGIALATVIAQYIGLFVAVLLFSRYYRGILPKWNLREILAFSKLKRFLSISGDIFIRTCCLVFSHAYFTAKSAALSDTFLAINTILLQYINLLSYAIDGFAFAAESMIGKYKGAQDLRNLKQTTRLIFLWAFLFAGVILLILACFGERLLYVFTDQMSLVEQAEVYLIWVIIAPVINVAAYIWDGIFLGATASRALRNSVIVSTLFYFSAIYLLMPFGNHGLWGALTLLLVARGVSLTVLAPKYLFR; encoded by the coding sequence ATGCATACCCCTCAAGAGATCAATAAGCAGATCTATCGACTCGCGCTCCCGAATATCATTAGCAATTTTTCCATCCCTCTTTTGGGAGCGGTGGACACTGCTTTAATGGGGCGGTTAGAATCCGAGCATTACCTCGGTGCGGTCGGCATCGGTGGCGTTATCTTCAGTTTCATCTATTGGGGATTTGGGTTTCTCCGAATGGCAACGACGGGATTGACAGCGCAAGCCTTCGGGGAAAACGATCTCCGAGAATGTGGACGTTTGCTGCTAAGAGCGATATGCATCGGCATCACGTCAAGCCTATTACTCCTTATCTTCCAGTGGCAGCTAATTGATCTCAGTTTCCGCCTCATTGATGCGAGCCCTGATGTGGAGCGTCTCGCCCGCATCTATTTCCATATCCGTATCTATGCTGCGCCTGCAACATTGTGTCTGCATGCCTTTCACGGTGTATTTTTGGGGTTACAGAATGCCCGCTACCCACTGTTACTGACCATTGTGGTGAACCTCGCCAATATCGTCTTAAATCTGGTATTTGTGAAACTACTCGACATGAAGGTAGACGGAATCGCTTTAGCGACTGTCATTGCGCAGTATATCGGATTATTTGTAGCAGTTCTACTCTTTTCGAGATATTATCGCGGTATTTTGCCAAAATGGAATTTACGAGAAATCTTAGCATTTTCTAAACTCAAGCGGTTCCTTAGCATCAGTGGTGATATCTTCATCAGGACGTGTTGTCTGGTATTCAGTCATGCCTATTTCACCGCAAAATCCGCAGCCTTGAGTGATACCTTCTTGGCAATTAACACGATTCTGTTGCAGTATATCAATCTATTGTCCTACGCGATTGACGGTTTCGCTTTTGCAGCAGAGAGTATGATCGGCAAATACAAAGGTGCGCAGGACCTACGAAATCTGAAACAGACGACGCGCCTTATCTTTCTCTGGGCATTTCTGTTCGCGGGTGTGATTCTGCTAATCCTTGCGTGCTTTGGGGAGCGATTGCTGTATGTTTTTACGGATCAGATGTCGCTTGTGGAACAGGCAGAAGTTTATCTGATTTGGGTCATCATCGCACCTGTGATTAACGTCGCTGCCTACATTTGGGACGGTATCTTTCTTGGTGCGACTGCTTCGAGAGCCTTACGGAATTCCGTAATTGTGTCAACATTGTTTTATTTTAGTGCGATCTATCTGTTGATGCCGTTTGGGAATCATGGGCTATGGGGAGCGTTGACCCTGCTTTTGGTTGCCCGGGGTGTGTCGTTGACGGTGTTGGCACCGAAGTATCTGTTTCGATAA